A stretch of the Thiomicrorhabdus xiamenensis genome encodes the following:
- a CDS encoding UvrD-helicase domain-containing protein has product MNTPVIPRETHLENAALPSLFNHKLRMALQPDGLQIEEGTQTTLIPYMQIGRVYRSVGLIWDELRVTTEQRVYRLVHLTSADSQQFIELLQYLIRQALKQSLLELNASRCEQLQQQLQSLAQGDRYLSRCMLQDLLQNFADNEDLDGVLSHPFFSELSAGDFSVQEKELWQQVSILQGLLVADSEWIRQHNRKFIDQEIERYSELFSQVESYPLTPEQMRAVVTEEDRNLLIASAGSGKSSTLVAKVAYLLEKGLAKPNEICVLAYNEEAASSIRQRIAQMQLKLNLHSDGESLSAKVYSATFHALGLAVIRKQQGSAPTLSPMAGAGRVQMLNYFQQKIEELLQDEDFSHAWYDYLAIAKKPRPNLFAFATQKAYYDYLAQMGASYAQTKEGKKRPLFTALNGIKVSSMEALSLANWLVAQGVQFLYLHPISGSDNRNAIADFYFPEADLYHFHFALNEQKQWPSFLSDYANFIDKRRKAAKRFKVDVFETYSYQFDQGTIFTDLKEILEKAGVSFSPLSNQALAQLVNRFYKPEEDLAIFEAFLRHFKANGGDISAFDHKLSFQEVQDPIRTTLFLEVFAKLYQAYQDELDAYGQIDFNDQINLACDYLETQQFKHPFKYLLVDEFQDISQDRKRLLQALLEQEPQCKLLAVGDDWQSIYRFSGADIDIMTHFSRHFGPSSLNYLTQTFRCYQGIADVAAAFVQENPDQLRKQVSAHADIQVDQVHIEAYESESEQLELVQNTLWKLQQMAQKRGLTLKVFLLARYHRQKPDNLANYQMRYPALQIEFKSIHASKGLEADYVILMGLESGAYGFPSELSDDALLHLVIPQPESFPHAEERRLLYVALTRAKRGVFILSSAADQSEFVHQLGKIERVRISEKLVEVELCPKCHSGKLQERRGQYSIFLGCSHYPACDYTEKKVCPKCEEGTMLARESDHGRFYGCSTYPECDYIDQ; this is encoded by the coding sequence TTGAATACTCCCGTTATTCCTCGTGAAACTCACCTTGAAAATGCCGCTTTACCGTCGCTTTTCAATCATAAGCTGCGTATGGCATTGCAACCGGACGGATTACAGATTGAAGAAGGTACTCAGACAACGCTGATTCCTTATATGCAGATAGGGCGGGTCTACCGCAGTGTCGGTTTGATTTGGGATGAGTTGCGGGTCACGACTGAACAGCGTGTTTACCGTCTGGTTCATCTTACTTCTGCCGACAGTCAGCAGTTTATAGAGCTTCTGCAATATCTGATCCGTCAGGCGCTCAAGCAATCTCTGCTAGAGTTGAATGCGAGTCGCTGTGAGCAGTTACAGCAACAGCTTCAGTCACTTGCGCAGGGTGATCGTTATCTGAGCCGTTGTATGTTGCAGGATCTGTTACAAAACTTTGCCGATAATGAAGATTTAGACGGAGTGCTTTCCCATCCGTTTTTCAGTGAATTGTCCGCAGGCGACTTTTCCGTTCAGGAAAAAGAGCTGTGGCAGCAGGTCTCAATTTTGCAGGGGCTGCTTGTTGCCGATTCTGAGTGGATTCGTCAGCATAACCGCAAATTTATCGACCAGGAAATCGAGCGTTATTCAGAGCTGTTTTCCCAGGTAGAAAGTTATCCTTTAACGCCGGAACAGATGCGGGCAGTGGTTACGGAAGAGGATCGCAATCTGCTGATTGCTTCCGCCGGTTCAGGGAAATCTTCAACTTTGGTGGCCAAAGTCGCTTATCTGTTGGAAAAGGGATTAGCCAAACCGAACGAGATTTGCGTTCTCGCTTATAACGAAGAGGCGGCAAGCAGTATTCGTCAGCGCATAGCGCAGATGCAATTGAAATTAAATTTACACAGTGATGGCGAAAGCTTAAGTGCAAAGGTTTATAGTGCAACTTTTCATGCTTTGGGATTGGCAGTTATTCGCAAACAGCAGGGAAGTGCGCCGACTTTATCGCCTATGGCCGGTGCCGGTCGAGTACAGATGCTGAATTACTTTCAGCAGAAAATTGAAGAACTTCTGCAGGACGAGGATTTTTCTCACGCCTGGTATGACTATCTGGCGATTGCCAAAAAGCCGCGCCCGAATCTGTTTGCTTTTGCGACGCAGAAAGCCTATTACGATTATTTGGCACAGATGGGGGCAAGCTACGCGCAAACCAAAGAAGGCAAGAAACGACCGTTATTTACCGCTTTGAACGGGATTAAAGTCAGTTCGATGGAGGCGTTGAGTCTAGCGAACTGGTTGGTGGCACAGGGTGTTCAGTTTCTTTATCTGCATCCGATATCGGGATCGGATAACCGCAACGCCATCGCTGATTTCTATTTCCCGGAAGCAGACCTGTATCATTTTCATTTTGCACTCAACGAGCAGAAACAGTGGCCTTCGTTTCTAAGCGATTACGCTAACTTTATTGATAAACGTCGTAAAGCGGCTAAACGTTTCAAGGTCGATGTATTTGAAACCTACAGTTATCAATTCGATCAGGGAACTATCTTTACCGATTTGAAAGAGATACTTGAAAAAGCAGGGGTGAGTTTTTCGCCTCTGTCCAATCAGGCGTTGGCACAATTGGTTAACCGGTTTTATAAGCCGGAAGAGGATTTGGCGATTTTTGAAGCCTTTTTACGTCATTTCAAGGCAAACGGCGGTGATATCAGTGCATTTGATCATAAATTAAGTTTTCAGGAGGTTCAGGACCCGATCCGGACCACGTTGTTTCTGGAGGTCTTCGCTAAGCTCTATCAGGCGTATCAGGATGAATTGGACGCTTACGGGCAGATCGATTTCAACGACCAGATTAATCTCGCCTGCGACTACCTGGAAACCCAGCAGTTTAAACATCCGTTCAAATATCTTCTGGTTGATGAGTTTCAGGATATTTCCCAGGATCGTAAGCGTCTTTTGCAGGCGTTACTCGAGCAGGAGCCGCAGTGTAAGTTGCTGGCTGTCGGCGATGATTGGCAGTCGATTTACCGTTTTTCCGGTGCAGATATCGACATCATGACGCATTTTTCTCGTCATTTCGGCCCTAGTTCCCTGAATTATCTGACGCAGACTTTCCGTTGTTATCAGGGAATTGCCGATGTTGCTGCGGCGTTTGTTCAGGAAAATCCGGACCAATTACGCAAACAGGTTTCCGCTCATGCCGATATTCAGGTTGACCAGGTGCATATTGAAGCTTACGAATCGGAAAGCGAGCAGCTTGAATTGGTTCAGAATACTCTTTGGAAACTGCAGCAGATGGCGCAAAAACGAGGCTTAACCCTGAAAGTCTTTTTACTGGCGCGCTACCATCGTCAAAAGCCGGATAATTTGGCGAATTACCAGATGCGATATCCTGCTTTGCAAATCGAATTCAAATCGATTCACGCCTCGAAAGGACTGGAAGCCGATTATGTGATTCTGATGGGATTGGAATCCGGTGCCTACGGATTCCCGAGCGAGCTTTCTGACGATGCGCTGCTGCATCTGGTTATCCCGCAACCGGAATCCTTCCCGCATGCAGAGGAGAGACGTCTGTTATATGTTGCTCTGACGCGTGCCAAACGCGGCGTATTTATTCTTTCCAGCGCAGCAGATCAGTCCGAGTTTGTGCATCAGTTGGGCAAAATAGAGCGTGTCCGTATCAGCGAAAAACTGGTTGAGGTTGAGTTGTGTCCGAAATGTCATAGCGGAAAACTGCAGGAGAGGCGAGGGCAGTATAGTATTTTTCTCGGCTGCTCTCATTATCCGGCGTGTGACTATACGGAAAAGAAAGTATGCCCGAAATGCGAAGAGGGGACTATGCTGGCCAGAGAATCTGATCATGGAAGGTTTTATGGTTGTTCAACTTATCCGGAATGCGATTATATTGATCAGTAA
- a CDS encoding DUF2726 domain-containing protein, translating into MRLSTSYKAKKQLLSGSESQLYQQLKEIGGTDMHVMPKQSLDHLIEPNINQWERNSGWESLQAQIREHVIDFVICDKEWNIICAIAYIDSNKNERVDPVVINSLDSASVPLITLYSHKDYTSDELADFIAHEVQRVL; encoded by the coding sequence ATGAGACTGAGTACAAGCTACAAAGCAAAAAAACAGCTGTTGAGCGGCAGCGAAAGCCAACTTTATCAGCAGCTAAAAGAAATCGGCGGTACGGACATGCATGTCATGCCGAAGCAATCGCTTGACCATCTGATCGAGCCGAATATTAATCAGTGGGAGCGCAACAGCGGCTGGGAATCTTTACAAGCGCAGATTCGTGAACATGTGATCGATTTTGTTATCTGTGACAAAGAGTGGAATATTATCTGCGCAATTGCCTACATCGACAGCAATAAGAACGAGCGGGTCGACCCGGTTGTGATCAACTCGCTCGACAGTGCTTCAGTTCCTCTGATTACGCTCTATTCACATAAAGACTACACTTCCGACGAGCTGGCCGATTTTATCGCGCATGAAGTACAAAGGGTTCTATAA
- a CDS encoding methyl-accepting chemotaxis protein, with translation MFNAKFKNQIQLLHKQTNDQQQILNALDRVMATIEFDLNGNIINANENFLHTVGYTLEEVRGKHHRLFVYDKEASSPDYQRFWQRLAQGEFITGRFKRKNKQGETVWLEASYNPVVDESGKLVKFIKFATDITDQVRTEYEAKAQIEAIHRVMAVIEFDAHGNILTANDNFLQTMNYSLQEIKGKHHRIFALSEFADSDAYRDFWNRLARGESFSGTFQRIDKNGQEVWLEASYNPILDPDGQVCKVIKYASDIGSNPNSKLLDAVIMDASKVIESVSNGNLTVKMASHRLDDPTMYDKNIELLNHSIENMCHKLSGVIQSVDESAGEFAVSSRQIVSSSQSLNQQVQESASRLQQTSESMNQTNHAIENSSKEASAAAQIAADVQSQTKQGVRVMNDTVQAMDAIQESSKKISEIVSLIDGIAFQTNLLALNAAVEAARAGEHGRGFAVVAGEVRALAQKSAEAAKDIKNLIEETVQRVNEGSSLANESGEMLNQINSSIQEVGDKIQQVARNAVSQAQETELAYQSLLQVEQIMQRNAELASESSESAQSMAQGADELKNEMAYFQYTLNEPAKALLLPRLS, from the coding sequence ATGTTCAACGCCAAGTTCAAAAATCAGATTCAATTACTGCATAAGCAGACGAATGATCAGCAGCAGATATTAAATGCGTTGGATCGAGTCATGGCGACCATTGAATTTGATCTCAACGGCAACATTATCAATGCCAACGAGAATTTTTTGCATACGGTCGGTTATACGCTGGAAGAAGTACGCGGGAAACATCATCGTTTATTCGTTTACGACAAAGAGGCGAGTTCGCCTGATTATCAGCGGTTCTGGCAGCGCCTGGCTCAGGGAGAGTTTATTACCGGCCGTTTCAAGCGAAAAAATAAGCAAGGGGAAACCGTCTGGCTTGAGGCCAGCTACAACCCTGTTGTGGACGAATCAGGCAAGCTGGTGAAATTTATCAAGTTCGCGACCGATATTACCGATCAGGTCAGAACGGAATACGAAGCCAAAGCCCAGATCGAAGCGATTCACAGGGTTATGGCAGTCATCGAGTTTGATGCACATGGCAATATCCTGACTGCGAACGACAACTTTCTCCAAACCATGAATTACTCGCTGCAAGAGATTAAAGGTAAACACCACCGTATTTTTGCGCTGTCAGAGTTTGCTGACTCCGATGCGTATCGCGATTTCTGGAACAGGCTCGCCAGAGGAGAGTCTTTTTCGGGCACTTTCCAGCGTATCGATAAGAATGGGCAAGAAGTCTGGCTGGAAGCGAGCTACAACCCGATTCTGGATCCTGACGGTCAGGTCTGTAAGGTGATTAAATATGCCTCGGACATTGGTTCCAATCCGAACAGTAAACTGCTGGATGCAGTCATTATGGATGCCTCCAAGGTGATCGAATCTGTTTCCAACGGTAATCTTACGGTCAAGATGGCGAGCCACAGGCTGGATGATCCGACCATGTACGATAAAAATATCGAACTGCTGAATCACAGTATCGAAAATATGTGTCACAAGCTGAGCGGGGTGATACAAAGCGTGGATGAATCTGCTGGGGAATTTGCGGTGTCTTCGAGACAGATTGTGAGCAGTTCGCAAAGTCTTAATCAACAGGTTCAGGAAAGTGCATCGCGTTTGCAGCAGACTTCGGAGTCGATGAATCAGACCAATCACGCGATCGAAAACAGTTCCAAAGAGGCTTCGGCGGCTGCGCAGATCGCCGCAGATGTACAGAGCCAAACCAAGCAGGGCGTTCGAGTAATGAACGATACCGTGCAGGCGATGGACGCGATTCAGGAGTCGAGTAAAAAGATTTCCGAGATCGTCAGCCTGATAGACGGAATTGCTTTTCAGACCAATCTTCTGGCGTTGAATGCGGCAGTCGAAGCCGCTCGTGCCGGCGAACACGGACGCGGTTTTGCCGTGGTGGCCGGTGAAGTTCGCGCCCTGGCGCAGAAGTCGGCCGAAGCGGCCAAGGATATCAAAAACCTGATCGAAGAGACGGTTCAGCGTGTTAACGAAGGGAGTTCGCTGGCGAACGAGTCCGGCGAAATGCTGAATCAGATCAACAGTTCGATTCAGGAAGTTGGCGATAAGATCCAGCAGGTCGCACGAAATGCGGTTTCCCAGGCACAGGAAACCGAGCTGGCGTATCAATCCCTGCTACAGGTTGAACAGATTATGCAGCGCAATGCCGAGCTGGCGAGCGAGAGCAGCGAGTCGGCGCAATCAATGGCGCAGGGCGCTGACGAATTGAAAAACGAGATGGCGTATTTTCAATACACGCTAAACGAACCGGCCAAAGCCCTGCTTTTACCCCGCTTGTCTTAA
- a CDS encoding MBL fold metallo-hydrolase RNA specificity domain-containing protein — protein sequence MATLTFYGATAGVTGSSYLLKTSNATILLDFGLFQGSREEELANSEPLPFNVADIDAIVLSHAHLDHSGRLPVLVAQGYKGPIYTTRTSRELIEVLLKDSAAIQEKDIEWENKRRQRAGKEEITPLYRLKEVMQTLELCRGLDYHQRVEIAAGIEVNFLDAGHILGSAIVELYIREGEQEKKLVFSGDLGNSQAALLKDPETVSEADILLLESTYGDRNHRSMDETLDEFEAIIQESSLYGGNVLIPSFAVGRTQEIIFRLGELYHQGKVGHQAIYLDSPMAIAVTEIYQRYQNLYNAQDRATIQSGSQQQSLHDFLPILRYSVTTEESMALNRISSGAIIIAGSGMCNGGRIRHHFKHNLWRRKTHVVFVGYQAEGTPGRALVEGAKTFKVAGEEIAVKAQIHTLGGFSAHAGQAQLINWLTTFKEPKPRLYLVHGETSAKNVFRSALQQHGWSALIPTSGETVVF from the coding sequence ATGGCCACCCTAACCTTTTACGGCGCAACCGCAGGCGTCACCGGTTCCAGTTATTTACTTAAAACTTCGAACGCGACCATTCTGCTCGATTTCGGGCTGTTTCAGGGAAGCCGCGAAGAAGAACTGGCTAACAGCGAGCCTTTGCCATTCAATGTTGCCGATATCGATGCCATCGTTCTTTCCCATGCGCATCTGGATCACTCCGGTCGCTTACCGGTGCTGGTCGCACAAGGGTACAAAGGACCGATCTATACAACCCGGACCAGTCGAGAACTGATCGAGGTACTGCTTAAAGATTCCGCGGCCATTCAGGAAAAGGATATCGAGTGGGAAAACAAACGTCGGCAGCGCGCCGGAAAAGAGGAAATTACTCCGCTGTACCGCCTTAAGGAAGTCATGCAAACCTTAGAATTGTGCCGCGGATTGGATTACCATCAACGGGTAGAAATTGCCGCAGGCATTGAAGTCAATTTTCTGGATGCCGGGCACATTCTGGGCTCTGCCATTGTCGAGCTGTACATTCGCGAAGGCGAGCAAGAGAAAAAACTGGTCTTTTCGGGCGATCTCGGCAATTCACAAGCAGCCCTTCTCAAGGACCCGGAAACCGTCAGTGAAGCAGATATACTGCTGCTCGAATCGACCTACGGCGATCGCAATCATCGCTCGATGGACGAAACTCTGGATGAATTTGAAGCAATTATCCAAGAGTCATCGCTGTACGGAGGAAATGTGCTGATCCCCTCTTTTGCCGTCGGAAGAACTCAAGAGATCATTTTCCGCCTCGGCGAACTCTATCATCAGGGTAAAGTCGGCCATCAGGCAATCTATCTGGACAGCCCTATGGCGATCGCCGTAACCGAAATCTATCAGCGTTATCAGAATCTCTATAATGCGCAAGACCGGGCCACCATACAAAGCGGATCGCAACAGCAGAGCCTGCATGACTTTCTGCCCATTCTGCGTTATTCAGTGACGACCGAAGAGTCTATGGCCCTGAATCGAATCAGCAGCGGAGCCATTATTATCGCCGGCAGCGGTATGTGTAATGGCGGCCGGATCCGACATCACTTCAAGCACAACCTCTGGCGCCGCAAAACCCATGTGGTCTTCGTCGGCTATCAGGCCGAGGGAACCCCGGGACGGGCGCTGGTCGAAGGAGCCAAAACCTTTAAAGTGGCCGGGGAGGAGATTGCCGTCAAAGCGCAGATCCACACTTTGGGCGGTTTTTCGGCGCATGCCGGGCAAGCGCAACTGATCAACTGGTTGACAACCTTTAAAGAACCTAAACCGCGGTTGTATCTGGTTCATGGAGAGACGAGCGCCAAAAACGTTTTCCGTTCGGCACTCCAGCAGCATGGCTGGTCGGCATTGATTCCAACCAGCGGCGAAACCGTAGTGTTTTAA
- a CDS encoding cation-translocating P-type ATPase has product MKDVPNTQYTQQISELFHAYETSEQGLCEKDVKQRQSDFGYNRLPMAPPKPAWLRLARQFHNVLIYVLLASALISFYLQHYVDAGVILGVVIINAMVGFIQEGKAESALQAIMSMTTTQAMVIREGILKSIDSAELVPGDIVVLQAGDRVPADIRLFFNRDLHCDESALTGESQPSGKHLRPLEADTPLAERGNMAFMGTMVTHGFARGLVTQTANATEIGKISTLVERVQISPTPMQVQLSRFARQLTAGIILFSSLTVLFGIFFHDFHMAQMFQAAIGIAVSSIPEGLPAIVTISLAIGVQRMADNRALVRRLPSVEVLGSVDVICTDKTGTLTSNAMTVREVFMPDRSYRVHGEGYSPEGYIERLDNGDKVLMNQDSAFTLLGAIGMLCNEASLTLKEGEWAMYGDPTEGALLTLAAKHGLDTANLQQQWPRIDVLPFESEQRYMATLHHNQEGTIRLMVKGAPEKLLDYAKYEMRHENIVPLDEAKWREAMDKFAHNGMRVMALAYKDLEHKPETLQHKDVEHNLVLVGLAAISDPPRPEAIESVRLCHQAGITVKMITGDNPVTAAAIGEELGLDSRQIMTGQDIDRQSDQELAEQVEKTQIFARTSPANKLRLVAALQQNRHIVAMTGDGVNDAPALKKAAIGVAMGHKGTDAAKEAADFVLTDDNFRTITRAVAEGRTVYDNIVKSIIFILPTSLAEAMVIVTAIFLGSVMPITPAQILWINMVTTITLALALAFERSEPNIMLRKPRPYNQRLFTYALLLRLIMVGALGALIVFSLFNYYLLHGESIDFARTVAVNALVMIEAFYLFNCRFLTDSIFNRQFFKGSLPAIAAVVGVVLLQIGFTYYPGTQSLFQLESLPLHDWLVIVLSAFPILFIVELEKWFHRRFASDKTIPPSTSVH; this is encoded by the coding sequence GTGAAAGACGTCCCTAACACTCAATATACACAGCAGATTTCCGAACTATTTCATGCCTATGAAACTTCAGAACAAGGGCTTTGTGAAAAGGATGTCAAACAACGACAATCGGATTTCGGTTACAACAGGCTGCCGATGGCACCACCTAAACCGGCGTGGTTACGATTAGCCAGACAGTTCCATAATGTTTTGATCTATGTCCTGCTGGCCAGCGCGCTGATCAGCTTTTATCTCCAACATTATGTGGATGCCGGAGTGATTCTCGGCGTAGTTATCATCAATGCCATGGTCGGGTTCATTCAGGAAGGCAAGGCTGAAAGCGCGTTGCAGGCCATTATGTCCATGACCACTACCCAGGCGATGGTGATCCGCGAGGGAATTCTGAAATCGATCGACAGCGCTGAACTGGTTCCTGGTGATATTGTTGTGCTGCAGGCAGGAGACCGGGTTCCAGCCGACATCCGGCTCTTTTTCAACCGGGATCTGCACTGCGACGAATCCGCCCTGACCGGGGAATCCCAACCGAGCGGTAAACATCTGCGCCCTCTGGAAGCCGACACGCCTTTGGCGGAACGAGGAAATATGGCGTTTATGGGCACCATGGTCACCCACGGTTTCGCTCGCGGCCTGGTCACGCAAACGGCAAACGCCACCGAAATCGGTAAAATCAGCACACTGGTCGAACGTGTGCAGATCTCCCCGACACCAATGCAGGTGCAGTTGTCGCGTTTCGCTCGGCAATTAACCGCCGGCATCATTCTGTTTTCCTCGCTCACTGTCCTGTTCGGTATCTTTTTTCACGACTTTCATATGGCGCAAATGTTTCAAGCGGCCATCGGCATCGCCGTCTCTTCCATCCCCGAAGGTCTGCCGGCCATCGTCACCATATCTTTGGCCATCGGCGTTCAGAGAATGGCTGACAACCGAGCACTGGTTCGGCGTCTGCCCTCAGTGGAGGTTCTTGGCTCGGTCGACGTCATCTGTACCGATAAAACCGGAACCCTGACCAGCAATGCCATGACGGTTCGTGAAGTTTTTATGCCGGATCGTTCCTATCGGGTTCACGGGGAAGGCTACTCCCCGGAAGGCTATATCGAACGACTTGATAATGGTGACAAAGTTTTGATGAATCAGGATTCGGCGTTTACCCTGCTTGGTGCCATCGGCATGCTTTGCAACGAAGCCAGCCTGACGCTCAAAGAGGGCGAATGGGCAATGTACGGCGATCCAACCGAAGGCGCCCTGCTGACGCTGGCAGCGAAACACGGACTCGATACGGCAAACTTGCAACAGCAATGGCCCAGAATCGATGTACTGCCTTTCGAGAGCGAACAGCGCTATATGGCCACCTTGCACCACAATCAAGAAGGCACAATCCGTTTAATGGTCAAGGGTGCGCCGGAAAAACTCCTCGATTACGCCAAATATGAAATGCGGCACGAGAATATTGTTCCGTTGGATGAAGCCAAATGGCGAGAAGCGATGGATAAGTTTGCACATAATGGCATGCGCGTTATGGCGTTGGCCTATAAAGACCTCGAACACAAACCCGAGACGCTTCAGCACAAAGACGTTGAACACAATCTGGTTCTGGTCGGTCTGGCAGCCATCAGCGATCCACCTCGCCCTGAAGCGATCGAAAGTGTTCGACTCTGCCATCAGGCGGGAATCACCGTCAAAATGATTACCGGAGACAACCCGGTCACCGCTGCGGCAATCGGCGAGGAACTCGGACTGGACAGTCGTCAAATCATGACCGGCCAGGATATCGACCGTCAGAGCGATCAGGAACTGGCCGAACAGGTTGAAAAAACGCAAATCTTCGCGCGAACCAGTCCGGCCAATAAGTTACGACTGGTTGCTGCGCTTCAGCAGAACCGACATATTGTTGCCATGACCGGCGATGGCGTTAATGATGCACCGGCCCTGAAAAAAGCCGCTATCGGCGTCGCCATGGGCCATAAAGGCACCGATGCGGCAAAAGAAGCCGCAGACTTTGTACTTACCGACGATAACTTCAGGACCATAACCCGCGCTGTCGCCGAAGGGCGCACCGTATATGACAATATCGTCAAATCGATTATCTTTATTTTGCCCACCAGTCTGGCCGAGGCGATGGTCATTGTCACGGCAATATTTCTGGGCAGCGTCATGCCGATCACCCCCGCGCAGATTCTGTGGATCAATATGGTGACCACCATTACCCTGGCACTGGCTTTAGCGTTCGAACGCTCGGAACCGAACATCATGCTGAGAAAGCCTCGCCCGTACAATCAGAGACTGTTCACCTACGCTCTTCTGCTCAGGTTGATTATGGTCGGAGCGTTGGGGGCACTAATTGTCTTTTCTCTATTTAACTACTATCTGTTGCATGGCGAATCCATCGACTTTGCCAGAACCGTGGCGGTCAATGCCCTGGTAATGATCGAAGCCTTTTATCTTTTTAATTGCCGTTTTCTGACCGATTCGATTTTCAACCGACAGTTTTTCAAGGGAAGTTTACCTGCCATAGCCGCCGTTGTTGGCGTGGTTCTGTTGCAAATCGGCTTCACCTATTACCCCGGCACCCAGTCGCTCTTTCAACTGGAGTCGCTCCCACTGCATGATTGGCTAGTGATCGTGCTGTCCGCATTTCCAATCCTGTTTATCGTCGAGCTGGAAAAATGGTTTCATCGGCGCTTCGCGTCCGACAAGACAATTCCGCCTTCAACAAGCGTTCACTGA